ttccagagagaggtcagaggaggttcctgcggttgtcaactgtgccgagtcgctaccatcaaagggttcaggggtacttaaatcttcaaTACAACTGTgcattaagattaaagtaaattagaaaaaaaaataatcctgaaaaccttaaagagataccatcagcctttcatggggtttattcttctgccaatggcacaagtgagaaccgacatccaaatgtccgcgtccctaccctaccccataggagattgattgatttgtttattaaatctggtgtcataacatctaggttattgacactgaaacaaatttaaatataaaaattaagtttaaaataaatttcatataaaaatatctaaaagttatgtatataaatatttaaaaaaaaatccatataaaaatatctaaaaggtatgcatataaatatttgaataaaaagaaataggtttagCCCTGGAACGGTTACCAGGGTGGAATTCACCCAGTGTTTTAGAGTGGTTGTGTAACTCATACATCTGGCAGCGTGACTCCAGCTTGACACTTCTAGTAGCTGCAGTGTTTAGTATGACATGACTAAGGGTAGTTGTGTGGTCCAACTATCTCCATTAGTTTTTGCTCCTTGGCCCATTTCGGGAGAATTTCTCCCAGTTACCAATTGCGTGTGTTGTGTCACCTGGGTGTTTTTCTCCCGGTATTACCGTTTTTGTTATAAATTGTGAACCcctattctaatattttttcaatcttttcagGTATTAtcaggtaaaatatattaaataaaagtgagCCATGGcaaaacaaaagcatacatatacacatgaagaACTTGAGAAAGTAATGAACACTACTGGGTTAACAGATTTAATTTCTGAAAGTGAATCTGAGAGTGATATTGATGAACTTGAAGCTGACTTATTGTATGACAGTGATAGCAATGTGGAATATACTCTTATACCAGGTGAAGAcagcagtgatgatgatgatggggaggAGGTATGTggtggtaaaaggaaaaaaacaaaaaagaagggTGGTAGTTACATCCACACCAAGCAAGCGCCAAGATCTCAACTTCATTACCCCATCAACTTCTGATATAGTTCCTACTGCTTCGACCTCTGATGCAAGCCATGCCCCATCCCCTGCTGCCACTGGCAAAGGAAGAAGTTGCTGCAGCCGCCAATGTGAAACGCCTTCCATCGTCACATTCAATACCAGCACGCTAAGCAGTGGGAGTCAGTTTAGGTGGAGTTGCCGGCCACAGTCCCAAGCAAGCATTAGGACACCAAGTAGGAACATAATCAGAGCTTCACGCCCGGCCCTGTTCCAGGGGAGGCAAGGGATGCTGCGTCACCTGAAGAAGTATTCAGCTTGTTCCTCAATGATGagattgtcaacattattgtgaAGTGTACTAACCAGAAAATTGATGTACTTGCCCCCAGGTATAGTCGACAGACAGCAACTTATGCGCACACCGAGCCAAAAGAAATAAGAGCACTGCTGGGTATCCTAGTCATCAGTGGTGAGAAAAATGATGGGCACATCCCCACCGAAGAAATGTGGAGCTTGGATGTAGGATGTTCTTTATATCGAGTGGCTATGTCCGAGGCGCGATTCAAATTCCTCATCCGCTGTCTCAGATTTGTCGACCTTGAAACACGGGAAGCTCGGAAGAA
The sequence above is drawn from the Macrobrachium rosenbergii isolate ZJJX-2024 chromosome 15, ASM4041242v1, whole genome shotgun sequence genome and encodes:
- the LOC136846285 gene encoding piggyBac transposable element-derived protein 4-like, whose protein sequence is MAKQKHTYTHEELEKVMNTTGLTDLISESESESDIDELEADLLYDSDSNVEYTLIPGEDSSDDDDGEEVCGGEARDAASPEEVFSLFLNDEIVNIIVKCTNQKIDVLAPRYSRQTATYAHTEPKEIRALLGILVISGEKNDGHIPTEEMWSLDVGCSLYRVAMSEARFKFLIRCLRFVDLETREARKKDDKFAPMREVWGFFIRNCGRLYVPHENLTVDEQLLGFRGRCPFRMYIPNKPAKYGIKLVLINDSKTKYLLGDRKTRHRCNRCTKVKCPRHLYPVCGDCM